GCGACGCACGTGGACCAGCAGCTCGGGGCGTTCCCCCGCTAGAAAGGCGCAAACCTCCTCGATCAGTGGCTGGTAACGGGCTGGATCGAGCTGGCCAGTGCAGGGAGCCAGGCAGCGCCCCAAATGGTAACGGAGACAGGGCGCGCTGGGCGTTCCTTCGGGCGGTAAGGGGCGATTGCAGGTTGCCAGCGGAAAAAGGCGCTGAAGCAACTCAAGTGTCAGAGTCAGGCTGCGTTCGCTACGGAAAGGGCCGAGGTAGCGGGCCCCCTCGGCCCCTGGGGCGTGGGTAATGGCAAGGCGTGGGAAAGGATGCTGCACGTCGATCTGTAAGAAAGGATAGTGTTCGTAATCGCGCAGCTGAATGTTGTAGGGGGGCTGCAGCTCTTTGATCAGCTGGGACTCAACGAGCAGCGCCTCCAGCTCAGAGCCGAGAGGGCGCGTCTCGATGACCTGCACCTGCTGGAGCAGGCTATCGATTCTGGGCCTGACGCCTGGTCGATGGTGATAGTAGGAGGCCAGACGAGTCTTTAAGCAGCGGGCCTTGCCCACGTAGAGCACCTGGCCCGCGCCATCTTTCATCAGGTAGACGCCAGGCTGGGCAGGAAAAGTACGGCGCCAGGCAGGGTTGAGCCAGAGCCCCCCAGAAAGGGACTTCCGGGCAATGGCAGATCGCTCTGGCCGGCTCAGCTGCCTGGCCTGCTCTGGGCTGCGTTCTTCCTGCCAACTGAGAGTAGGCCATAGAGATCGCTGTAGCTCTCCGTAGGTCGTTATGCCCTCCTGGCGGGCCAACTGCAGCAGCTTGACAAAGATCAGGGCGGTCGCCTTGGCGTCTGCCAGCGCCCGATGGGGAGTCGTCAGGGGGACATGCAGCCGACGGGCGAGGGCCACTAAGCTAAAATGGCGCTGGTCAGGTAAGAGACGGCGAGCCAGCGTCAGGACATCGATCCCTTCGAGGGGCAGGCGTACCTTGAGCGGGGCCGCCTCGTAGGCGAGAAAATGCAGGTCGAAGTCCAGGTTGTGCCCGACGGGAATCGCTCCAGCGCAGAAGCGCAGCAGCTCAGGCAACACTACCTCGATCGGCGGCGCCTCCGCCAGAGCCTGCTCATCGATCCCAGTCAAGCGTACAATAGCTGCTGGCACTGGCCGCCCGGGATTCACCAGGCTGTGGAATTGCCCGCGGAGCTGCTCACCTTGCAAGCGCCAGGCTCCAAGCTCAATAATGCGGTCTCGCCCGGCTCTCAGTCCAGTGGTCTCGCTATCCAGGACGACAAAGTCAAGTTGCTGCAGCTCGCGTTGCCAGAGACTCCAGATGGCGGGCTGCCAGCGTCCGGCAGGATCGCGCTCAAAGAGATCGGAGCTTGCCAGCAGCTGAGCGAGCGACTGGCGTGAGGGAATCTCGCAAGCCAGCTCCTCCCTCTCCTGGAGACCTTGAATGAGCCTCTCCTCACTCAGCGGCTCGCTTGCCGCCTGGAGCACGGCATAGATCTCTCGCAAGATGTGGCCAGAGCTGGCTACCGGCTCTGGCTCCTCGGCATATTCCAACGATGGCCTCGACTTTGACATGGGGCGCTGCCTGTGGTGATCAACTGCTCTTCAGGCGGCCCTGAGAGCAGCGCGGCGGATCACTACCCTACCTGTCACACCCCGCCGGTACCAGAGAGGATAGCACGAGGTACGTAAGTTGACAAGGGGACGGACGAGCTGCCTCCAGATCCCACTGGGGGAGTTGCGGCCTCTCCCCGGTTCTCTGGGCGCCTGGACAATCGCGCTCTGCCCCCCAAAAGACGATCCGGGAGAGCCAGTCGGCGAGATGATATACTGATCCTATACTGCCTGGCCAGGCATGCGCCTTCCCGTCTATCCTATCAGGAAGCGCCTGGAGACGCCTGCTTTGGAGCTGGGCGATGCCCGGACCCCAGCACAGCAAGCAAGAAGAGCATTATTATCGTCATTATAATATTTTAAAATAGAAAGAGAAGTGATGGAAAATATGCAGATTCCAACGTTTCAAGATGTGTTGCGGGCCAGACAACAAATTGCGCCCTATTTGCCGCGCACACCCCTCTACAGCTACCCGGCGCTCAACGAGCTGCTCGCGGCCCAGGTCTATGTCAAACATGAGAACTATCAACCGGTGGGCGCCTTCAAAGTACGTGGGGGTGTCAACCTGATCGCGCGCCTTACGCCCGAGGAGCGGGACCGTGGGGTAATCGCGGCCTCCACTGGCAACCACGGCCAATCGGTGGCCTATGCAGCCCGTCTCTTCGGGGTCAAAGCGCGCATTGTCGTCCCCGAGGGAGCGAATCCGGGCAAAGTAGCGGCCATGCGTGGCATGGGAGCAGACGTCATCTTTCATGGTCCGACCTATGATGAAGCCAAGGCCCACTGCGAAGAGCTGGCCCGGCAGCAGGGCTACCGTTA
The genomic region above belongs to Thermogemmatispora onikobensis and contains:
- a CDS encoding exonuclease domain-containing protein, coding for MSKSRPSLEYAEEPEPVASSGHILREIYAVLQAASEPLSEERLIQGLQEREELACEIPSRQSLAQLLASSDLFERDPAGRWQPAIWSLWQRELQQLDFVVLDSETTGLRAGRDRIIELGAWRLQGEQLRGQFHSLVNPGRPVPAAIVRLTGIDEQALAEAPPIEVVLPELLRFCAGAIPVGHNLDFDLHFLAYEAAPLKVRLPLEGIDVLTLARRLLPDQRHFSLVALARRLHVPLTTPHRALADAKATALIFVKLLQLARQEGITTYGELQRSLWPTLSWQEERSPEQARQLSRPERSAIARKSLSGGLWLNPAWRRTFPAQPGVYLMKDGAGQVLYVGKARCLKTRLASYYHHRPGVRPRIDSLLQQVQVIETRPLGSELEALLVESQLIKELQPPYNIQLRDYEHYPFLQIDVQHPFPRLAITHAPGAEGARYLGPFRSERSLTLTLELLQRLFPLATCNRPLPPEGTPSAPCLRYHLGRCLAPCTGQLDPARYQPLIEEVCAFLAGERPELLVHVRRQMEEAAQALHYERAALLRDMLQSAEEVLISQRLISSAVTSNNLLIAYPSAWEGHNEIFLIRHGRLLELQRVPHEEQATRQVLDRLLTRAATLPTPPATVGQAEIDQIMIISRWLKRHSRDRAFFPFTAQALAERPAREQLMAGIWQALCAQQRGPAPLSQPDEPGPDGQACRQNGSDVIP